The region AAGTTTACTGCCCGATCTAATTACCCCTGATAAGGTTTGGGATCTTGTGGGGGCAGTGCCGGAGCAGGATTTGTTGACCCTCCTAGAGGCGATCGCCAGTGATAATGCAGAAACGCTGTTGAGCACCTGTCTGCAAATTTTGAACCGGGGACGGGAACCCCTGGTGGTATTACAAAACCTAGCAAGCTTTTACTTAAACTTACTCATTGCCCAAACTGCGCCCCAACGGTCGGATTTAGTGGCGGTGACAGCGGAAACTTGGCAAGCACTCTGCGGTCTGGCTCCCCAGTGGGAGAGGGGGGTAATTTTACAAGGACAACAAAAACTGAAGGAGAGTGAAATCCAAATTCGCAATACCACCCAACCCCGACTCTGGTTGGAGGTGACCCTGTTGGGCTTGTTACCATCAGCCTGTGCAGTGGCAACCGTTGCAGTTCAGCAATCTTCAGCCAAAACATCTGGGGGCCAACGGACAGCCCAGGTAAAACCCAGTAATGTGGTGGCCTTTCCCAATGGCCAGCATAACCATCTGACGGTGGTGGAATCCCCCATTACCTCGCCACCCCCCATTCCCGAAACCATCGAGCCGGAACCAACCCCAGAGTCCCAGCAATCTAGCCCTGGAGTGAGTGATGCCCATTGGGATCTGTCCCAAGTGTGGGAAGAAACGCTAAATAACCTGGGAGCCCTTAGTCAGTCATTATTTAAATCCTTTGGTGCTTTAGTTGGCTTAGTGGGCAACAATGCCACTGTGAGTGTCACCACCCAACAATTGCTGAAAATTGCGGCAGGCAAAAAAGACGAACTGGAAGCTGCTTTGGGGCAAGCCTGCGGCCAATCAATGAAAGTGAATTTGGTGGTGGGCAAACCTTCAGCCCCGGCGCAAACTCCAGCTAGTGCTTCTCCTGCCGCTAAAAGCCACCCTAAACCGCCTGCTTTCACCTCGGAACCAAGCCCTCCTCCGACAAAAACCGTAGCTTCCACTCCCCCGACGTCTCCACCGATCGCCTCTGGAACTGCCACTTCGGAAATTAAACCTTCTCCCCGACGGGAATCCCATGGTCAGCCCAGACCAATACCGCCACCGGAACCAGTCAGCGAAGCCCCTCCTCCAGAAAATATTAGTGAAACTGCTACCCGTAAGGCGATCGAGCAGTTCGCCAAAAATTTTGATGGGGAAATTGTGGCGTCCGATGCCACTCCCCAACAGGGAACTGATAATGGAGAGAATTTGCCGAAAGATCTAGATCAGCCTCCCATGGATCGCAACGAGCATCTTCAAGCGAACCAACCCACCGTGCTCAATCGACCGGCGATCGCCCCGGAAGAAGAAGAAGATTTACCTTTTTAGTGCCTGTTGCTCAGGTCTGACTTTTCACCTAACTGGACCTATGGCTTTTCGGCAAAGAAGCCCTTAACTTTTTCTACCCCCGTTTGCACATCCTGCCAGGAAAGTTTGAGCAGGGAAAACAGGCCCACAAATACCAGGGCAATGCCAATGAGAAAATTACTATCGGCCAAAACTAGCCCAACAACGACGATGAAATAGGGGGAAAGGATCGCGCTAACTTTTTCCACCACCTGGACGGTTTCGGTCTGTTTTGGTTCATTCATAGCCCGTTGTTCCGGAAAAATGAGCAGGTTGATAGAGGATTATCCCTTGGAATTATACTGGCCCGCCAGGGGAGATCAAGCAAAAACCAGCCGATGGCGATCGCCGAGGGGGGAGTAAAACAGCGGTGGATGGGTTAGGAAAACGGGGTAAAATCAGCAAGTATTCCTATGCACAATTCTGCCCTAAAGCCACTGTGACTGAAGCCAAAAGTTATAAAGACACCGTTAACTTGCCCCAAACCCGCTTTGATATGCGGGCCAATGCCAGCAAAAGAGAGCCGGAAATTCAGCAATATTGGCAGGAAAAAGGAATTTACGCCGACCTAGCAGAAAATAATCCCAAAGACTTGTTTGTGCTCCACGACGGGCCGCCCTACGCCAACGGGGCTCTACACATGGGCCATGCGTTGAATAAAGTTTTAAAGGATATTGTTAATAAATATAAACTATTACAGGGCCATAAAATCCACTATGTCCCCGGTTGGGACTGCCACGGTTTGCCCATTGAGCTAAAAGTTTTGCAAAGCTTGAAAAGCAGCGAACGGGCAGAATTAACTCCCCTCACCCTCCGGCACAAAGCCAGGGATTTTGCCCTCAAAGCCCAGCAGGAACAGGCGGTGGGATTCCAGCGTTATGGCATTTGGGGTGATTGGGAACACCCTTATTTAACCCTAACCCCCGAGTATGAAGCGGCCCAAATTGGCGTATTTGGGGCCATGGCGTTGAAAGGTTACATCTACCGGGGTTTAAAACCTGTCCATTGGAGCCCCAGTTCCCGCACGGCATTGGCGGAAGCGGAGTTGGAATACCCGGAAGGGCACACTTCCCGCAGCATTTACGTTGGCTTTCCTGTCACCCAGGCGGGAGAAAAGGCTACAGAAATTCTAGCGCCCTACGTTGATGATTTAGCGGTGGCGATCTGGACCACTACTCCCTGGACTCTGCCCGGTAACTTGGCGGTGGCATTGAACCCAGATTTAACCTACGCAGTG is a window of Synechocystis sp. PCC 7338 DNA encoding:
- the dnaX gene encoding DNA polymerase III subunit gamma/tau, which translates into the protein MAYEPLHHKYRPQTFADLVGQTAIAATLSNAIAQERIVPAYLFTGPRGTGKTSSARILAKSLNCISGDRPTASPCGQCATCRSITNGSALDVIEIDAASNTGVDNIREIIERAQFAPVQCRYKVYVIDECLTGDSQILTRKGLMSIDNPQIKGQEALSYNENLQQWEYKKILRWLDRGEKKTLIIKTKNSTVRCTGNHLIRTEEGWTKAEDIAPGMKILSPVNVDVVQAKSLQWNTNFEEVESVTKGIVEKVYDLEVEDNHNFVANGLLVHNCHMLSTAAFNALLKTLEEPPERVVFVLATTDPQRVLPTIISRCQRFDYRRIPLEAMVNHLRYIAQQEQIYIDDPALTLVAQIANGGLRDAESLLDQLSLLPDLITPDKVWDLVGAVPEQDLLTLLEAIASDNAETLLSTCLQILNRGREPLVVLQNLASFYLNLLIAQTAPQRSDLVAVTAETWQALCGLAPQWERGVILQGQQKLKESEIQIRNTTQPRLWLEVTLLGLLPSACAVATVAVQQSSAKTSGGQRTAQVKPSNVVAFPNGQHNHLTVVESPITSPPPIPETIEPEPTPESQQSSPGVSDAHWDLSQVWEETLNNLGALSQSLFKSFGALVGLVGNNATVSVTTQQLLKIAAGKKDELEAALGQACGQSMKVNLVVGKPSAPAQTPASASPAAKSHPKPPAFTSEPSPPPTKTVASTPPTSPPIASGTATSEIKPSPRRESHGQPRPIPPPEPVSEAPPPENISETATRKAIEQFAKNFDGEIVASDATPQQGTDNGENLPKDLDQPPMDRNEHLQANQPTVLNRPAIAPEEEEDLPF